In the genome of Natronomonas salina, the window TGGTCCGGGGGTCGGGTTCGATGGTGGCGTACTCGACCATCCGCCGGCCGAGGACGTCGATCCGGTCGGCGACCTTCTCGTCGGCGAGTTCGCCGCGCTCGAAGTGGTTCGACACCCGGGGGACGGCGACCTGGTGGGGGACGACCCAGGCGTTGAGCCCGCGGCAGACCGACCGGAGGTGATCCAGCGTCGTCGTCGGGAACGACCCGCCGGCGACGCAGAGCAGTCCGACGGTCGTGTTCTCGAACTCGTCGAAGCCGCAGTAGTCCAGGGCGTTCTTCAGCGCCGACGAGTAGGAGGCGTGGTAGACTGGCGTCCCGAGGACGACCGAGTCGGCCCGCTGGATCCGCTCGCGGAGGTGTTCGCCATCGCCGGCGTCCTTGTCGTCGGCGTCCAGCACGGGGAGGTCGAGTTCCCGGAGGTCGACGCAGTCCGTCGTGACGTTGTCGTAGTTGCCCGCCGCCTCGAGCGCCCGTCGGCAGGAGAGCCGCGTGTAGCTCTCGTCGCGGAGGCTGCCGACGATCGCGGCGACGCGTACCTCGTTCATGGTCGGGATTGGACCTCGCCCGACAAAGAACGCGTGGTACCGGATGGGTGTTCGGCCGAGCGAGTCGTCCGGTGACTACTGCCTCCCGTCGGACTACTTCCGGAGCATCGCGACGGTCTCGCCGTCCCGCTGCGTCACGTCGACGAGCCCGTCTTCCGCGAGGTCGTCGACGAGGCCCCGCAGCCACTCGCGGCCGAACTCCCCCTCAGGGGCGTAGTCGACGCGGACGCGCGGGCCGAGGTCGTCCAGCCGTAGCTCGTCGAACTCCTTCAGCGTCGAGACCACCCGGCCGCGCATCTGTCGGCGCGAGCCCTCGAACTCCGGCTGGGTCGGGACGTCCGGCGCGGTGAAGTCGTTGGTCTCGTAGGCGCGACACCACTCCCGCCACGGACAGCCCGCCTCGTCGCAGCGGGGCTTCTTCCCGCAGGCGACGCCGCCGAGTTCCATGATCGCGTTGTTCCACACCCGGGACTCCCCCTCGGGCATGAGTTCCGAGGCGACCGCCTCGAAGGTCGCGTCGTCGTCCGGGACGTCGAAGGCGCGGTAGAGGACGCGCTTGACGTTCGTGTCCACGACCGCGTCCCCGTTATTGAACGCGAAGGAGGCGACCGCGTTGGCGGTGTAGGGACCGACGCCCATCAGCTCCTGGAGGCCCTCGGGGGACTCGGGGAACTCGCCGCCGGCTCCGGCGGTTTCACCGCCTTCGCGAGGTCGGTCCTGCGGACCGACCTCTCCCTCCGTTACCTGTCGGGCTGCCTCGTGGAGGTACTTCGCGCGGTTGTTGTACCCCAGCGAGTGGTCGGTCCAGAAGC includes:
- a CDS encoding NADPH-dependent FMN reductase gives rise to the protein MNEVRVAAIVGSLRDESYTRLSCRRALEAAGNYDNVTTDCVDLRELDLPVLDADDKDAGDGEHLRERIQRADSVVLGTPVYHASYSSALKNALDYCGFDEFENTTVGLLCVAGGSFPTTTLDHLRSVCRGLNAWVVPHQVAVPRVSNHFERGELADEKVADRIDVLGRRMVEYATIEPDPRTIEAEENPGAEHVD
- a CDS encoding A/G-specific adenine glycosylase encodes the protein MTDAAEYLPDDADAVRTALVEWYEDDHREYPWRRTDDAYEILVSEVMSQQTQLDRVVAAWRDFLEAWPTVEDLAAADRADVVGFWTDHSLGYNNRAKYLHEAARQVTEGEVGPQDRPREGGETAGAGGEFPESPEGLQELMGVGPYTANAVASFAFNNGDAVVDTNVKRVLYRAFDVPDDDATFEAVASELMPEGESRVWNNAIMELGGVACGKKPRCDEAGCPWREWCRAYETNDFTAPDVPTQPEFEGSRRQMRGRVVSTLKEFDELRLDDLGPRVRVDYAPEGEFGREWLRGLVDDLAEDGLVDVTQRDGETVAMLRK